A region of the Egibacteraceae bacterium genome:
ATGCCCAGGGTGTGCGCGACGATGTGCAGGTGCGTCAACCCGCAGGCGAGGAAGAACATGATCGCTGCCCCGCGGACGATCAGCACCACGGCCGGCGGGGCGCTCGGCATCCGGATCCTGGGAGCGACCACCAGCGCGATGACGAAGTAGCCGGCGCCGACGCTGCCGGCCAGGGCGACCATGGCCACCGTTGCCGTGTCGATGACCGCGTTCCTTTCCTCTGAGGGCCCCGCCTGCTCCTACAGGGTCGGTCGAACGGACCAAGGCCCCAATGACCCGATGGGATGATCTTTCACCCCCCCATATGACTAGCGCATGGCTTCGGATCGGTACGGCCCAGCCCGCGGAGGTGACGGGATCGGGCGGGGGCCTCCGAGGCGTTCCTGGCGGCGGATCACCACGATTCCCCCGAGGATGCACGCCCCGCCGATCAGCTGGCGCGGACCGGGCAGCTCGGCGAGCAGCGCCCAGGCCACGAGCACGGCGAAGAGCACCTCGGTGAGACCGACGAACGAGGCGGACCGGGTGCCGAGCCGCAGGATGCCGCCGATCCCACTCAGGTAGGCCGCCACCGTCGAGACCAGGGCGAGCCAGCCGGCGGGGACCACCCAGCTCACCGGCGCGCCGGCCAGCACCGTGTCCGACGTGGCGAAGGCCAGCGGCACCAGCCCCACCGCCCCCGCGAGCGCGATGACCACGGCACCCACGGCCGTGCCGCCGGCCGCCATGACCAGTGGCGGCAGGTCGACGTCTCGCTGCTCGGAGATGGCGAAGAACGCCCCCAGGCAGACCGCGGCGAGCAGTGCCCACGCCACCCCGACCGGATCGAGGGACGCCTGGCCGGTGAGCTCGAGTACGAACGCGAGCCCCACAAGGGTCAGCGCCGCGCCGAGGAGCGTGGGGATCCCCGGCAGGGCACGCTGACGCAGGGACGTCCAGGCGAGCAGCAGCACCGGGGCGAGGTACTCGATCAGCAGGGCGACGCCGACATCCAGGGTGCGGACCGCGTTGAAGAAGCCGAGCTGCACACCGGCCATGGCGACGACGCCGTAGAGGACCACGGTGCGCACCGCGGCGGCGCGCGGATGCCAGCGCCCTGCCGCGGCTCACCAGGCACGACGGGTGGGACTGGCACCTGCACCTCACCACGCCGGACGCGCCCCTGGTCGACCGGTTGGGCACCGAGGCCGCCATGGGCATCGCGGACCTGGTGCGGGCACAGGATCTCGGACGCCTCAAGCGCTGCGCCGCCGGCGC
Encoded here:
- a CDS encoding EamA family transporter is translated as MRTVVLYGVVAMAGVQLGFFNAVRTLDVGVALLIEYLAPVLLLAWTSLRQRALPGIPTLLGAALTLVGLAFVLELTGQASLDPVGVAWALLAAVCLGAFFAISEQRDVDLPPLVMAAGGTAVGAVVIALAGAVGLVPLAFATSDTVLAGAPVSWVVPAGWLALVSTVAAYLSGIGGILRLGTRSASFVGLTEVLFAVLVAWALLAELPGPRQLIGGACILGGIVVIRRQERLGGPRPIPSPPRAGPYRSEAMR